GAGCGACCAGGAACTCAGAGCCGACGGCGGCGCGACGGTAACGGCGCGGCTGCGCCGGAACCTCGACCAGATGACGATCGAAGACGCGGGGCTCTACGCCGTGTTGCTCCTGATGGCGGGGTTCTACCTCGTTCCCATCGAGTCCGGGCTCGTCACCTCGATCAAGACGGGCACGGCCGTCGTCGAGACGGCGCCCTTCGCGCCGCCGGGGCCGCAGGGGTTCACCGTCGAGAAGTGGCAGACGGCCATCGACGCGCTGCTCCGCGGGATGGGCAACAGTCTCCTGTACGCCGTCCCGGCGACGATCATCTCCGCGCTCATCGGCAGCCTGACGGCCTACGGGCTGACGATCCCCGACTGGAAGCAGTCCTACAAGGCGCCGCTGCTCGCGATCATCGTCGCGGGCATCTTCATCCCGTACCAGGCCGTGCTGGTGCCGCTGACCCAGTTCTGGTCGCAGTGGGTCCAGCTCACCCAACACCTCTCGTTCGTCTGGGCGCTCGGCGTCCCCGACGACTACGCCGGCATCATCGAGCTGGTCGTCACCCACGTCGCGTACGGGATCCCGATCTGTACGCTCCTGTTCCGGACGTACTACAAGACGATGAGCGAGGAGATGGTCGAGTCCGCGCGGCTCGATGGGGCCTCGCTCCGCCGGGTCTACCAGCGGATCATCCTCCCGCTCTCGGGGCCGATGTTCGCCGTGGTGCTGATCTATCAGTTCACCCAGATCTGGAACGACCTGCTCTTCACGCTGGTCTTGGTCTCGACGGAGTCGAGCCCGGCCGCGCCCGTCGTGTTGATCCTCGCGGGCCTCGGGACCTCGATGGAGGGCCAGGACTTCGCGCTCCGGATGGCCGGGGCGTTCTTCGCGGCGCTGCCGACGCTTGCGGTCTACATCTTCTTCGGCGACGAGTTCGCCGAGGGGGTGGCAGCGTGACCCCGAGCGCGGGGCGTCGCGGGCAAAGAGCCTTCCCGACGCGAGACGTGGCGTGGCGTGCGAACGACTTCCCTACGACAACTCACAGATATGGCAACGCTTGAACTCGATTCGGTAACGAAGACCTTCCAGGACGGCAGCGACGAGATCGTCGCCGTCGACGACGTGTCGATGTCGATCGACGACGGCGAGTTCGTCGTCGTCGTCGGTCCGTCCGGGTGCGGAAAGTCGACGACGCTCCGGATGATCGCCGGGCTGGAGACGATCTCGTCGGGGACCATCTCGATCGGCGACCGCGTCGTCAACGACGTCAAATCGCAGGACCGCGACATCGCGATGGTGTTCCAGTCCTACGCGCTGTACCCGCACATGAGCGTCCGCGGGAATATGTCGTTCGGCTTAGAGGAGTCGACGGACCTCCCGGACGACGAGATCGAATCGATGGTCACGGAGACGGCCGAGCTGCTCGGCATCTCCAATCTGCTGGACCGGAAGCCGAGCGACCTCTCGGGCGGCCAGCAGCAGCGCGTCGCGCTCGGCCGCGCGATCGTCCGCGACCCCGAGGTGTTCCTGATGGACGAGCCGCTCTCGAACCTCGACGCGAAGCTCCGCGCGCAGATGCGCACCGAGCTCCAGCGGCTCCAGGACGACCTCGACGTCACCACCGTCTACGTGACCCACGACCAGACGGAGGCGATGACGATGGGCGACCGCATCGCGATCCTCGACGGTGGCGAACTCCAGCAGATCAGCACGCCGCTCGAGTGCTACCACGAGCCCGCCAATCAGTTCGTCGCGGGCTTCCTCGGCGAGCCGTCGATGAACTTCTTCGACGTGACGCTCGCGGACGGTCACCTGCGCGGGGACGACTTCGAGTACCCGATCGGGTCCGAGATCCAGTCCGCCGTCGGCGACACGACGGAGCTCGTGCTCGGCATCCGCCCCGAGGCCGTCGAGCTCGTCGAGG
This is a stretch of genomic DNA from Halobellus sp. MBLA0158. It encodes these proteins:
- a CDS encoding carbohydrate ABC transporter permease, which encodes MSDQELRADGGATVTARLRRNLDQMTIEDAGLYAVLLLMAGFYLVPIESGLVTSIKTGTAVVETAPFAPPGPQGFTVEKWQTAIDALLRGMGNSLLYAVPATIISALIGSLTAYGLTIPDWKQSYKAPLLAIIVAGIFIPYQAVLVPLTQFWSQWVQLTQHLSFVWALGVPDDYAGIIELVVTHVAYGIPICTLLFRTYYKTMSEEMVESARLDGASLRRVYQRIILPLSGPMFAVVLIYQFTQIWNDLLFTLVLVSTESSPAAPVVLILAGLGTSMEGQDFALRMAGAFFAALPTLAVYIFFGDEFAEGVAA
- a CDS encoding ABC transporter ATP-binding protein encodes the protein MATLELDSVTKTFQDGSDEIVAVDDVSMSIDDGEFVVVVGPSGCGKSTTLRMIAGLETISSGTISIGDRVVNDVKSQDRDIAMVFQSYALYPHMSVRGNMSFGLEESTDLPDDEIESMVTETAELLGISNLLDRKPSDLSGGQQQRVALGRAIVRDPEVFLMDEPLSNLDAKLRAQMRTELQRLQDDLDVTTVYVTHDQTEAMTMGDRIAILDGGELQQISTPLECYHEPANQFVAGFLGEPSMNFFDVTLADGHLRGDDFEYPIGSEIQSAVGDTTELVLGIRPEAVELVEDPSGDHDFETVVDVVEPMGDENTVYLRFDADAGEEDATLVATVDGFTRVSAGDTVAARIPEDAIHVFDRASGEALHNRSIDDDVEPVELS